A window of the Amycolatopsis solani genome harbors these coding sequences:
- a CDS encoding TetR/AcrR family transcriptional regulator, giving the protein MTVERSGADDVDRTLALLWRARGGTSEPTRGRRPTLSVERIVAAAIRVADADGLAAASMHRVAKELGAGTMTLYTYVPGKAELVDLMVDDVLVERRLPGPGEPREGDWRAQVALYAERTRAAYRTHPWLCEVSRVRPPLGPGQLAGQEYLLSIVDGLGLPPRQAVAAANAIGTYVDANAALGAENTRLERSTGQSTEAWWHQRSSFWEDYFVVDAHPAMNRIWLGGGFDQSAEAQGDKAYEFGLNRMLDGIEALVG; this is encoded by the coding sequence ATGACCGTCGAACGCAGTGGCGCCGATGACGTCGACCGCACACTCGCGCTGCTCTGGCGCGCCCGCGGCGGCACTTCCGAACCGACCAGGGGCCGCCGGCCGACGCTGAGCGTGGAGCGGATCGTCGCCGCCGCGATCCGGGTCGCGGACGCCGACGGGCTGGCCGCCGCGTCGATGCACCGGGTCGCCAAGGAACTCGGGGCCGGCACGATGACGCTGTACACCTACGTGCCCGGCAAGGCCGAGCTGGTGGACCTGATGGTCGACGACGTGCTCGTCGAGCGGCGGCTGCCGGGGCCGGGGGAGCCGCGCGAGGGCGACTGGCGCGCGCAGGTGGCGCTCTACGCCGAACGGACCAGGGCGGCTTACCGCACGCACCCGTGGCTGTGCGAGGTTTCGCGGGTCCGGCCGCCGCTGGGGCCGGGGCAGCTGGCCGGGCAGGAGTACCTGTTGTCCATTGTGGACGGACTCGGGCTGCCGCCGCGGCAGGCGGTCGCCGCGGCCAACGCGATCGGCACGTACGTCGACGCGAACGCCGCGCTCGGCGCGGAGAACACCCGCCTCGAACGCAGCACCGGCCAGTCGACCGAGGCCTGGTGGCACCAGCGGTCGTCGTTCTGGGAGGACTACTTCGTGGTCGACGCGCACCCGGCGATGAACCGGATCTGGCTCGGCGGCGGCTTCGACCAGAGCGCCGAAGCCCAGGGCGACAAGGCGTACGAGTTCGGCTTGAACCGCATGCTCGACGGCATCGAGGCCCTGGTCGGCTAA